The following coding sequences are from one Ruminococcus flavefaciens AE3010 window:
- a CDS encoding response regulator yields the protein MIKVILADDVKILRAGLKAVLVSDEDINVVGEASDGKEAYEMCVRLKPNVVLMDMRMPDYDGGYGTRKIKDTLPDVKVLVLTTFDDKETVEKAISSGADGYILKEMDNDKIINSIKAVAGGINVFCDNIFRSIKKDVLLQQDAKNFDLSDREIEFLRLICDGYDNKEIASRLFLAEGTVRNGVSRLLEKLGLKDRTQLAVFAIKNNLI from the coding sequence ATGATAAAAGTTATTCTGGCAGATGATGTTAAGATACTGCGTGCAGGACTAAAGGCAGTTCTTGTAAGTGACGAAGATATAAATGTTGTAGGCGAGGCTTCGGACGGCAAGGAAGCATACGAAATGTGTGTCCGTCTCAAACCCAATGTTGTACTTATGGACATGAGAATGCCTGATTATGACGGAGGCTATGGCACAAGAAAGATCAAGGATACACTCCCTGATGTCAAGGTTCTTGTACTGACTACATTTGACGACAAGGAAACGGTTGAAAAGGCTATTTCGAGCGGAGCTGACGGCTATATCCTAAAGGAAATGGACAACGATAAAATAATCAACTCCATAAAGGCTGTTGCAGGCGGTATAAATGTATTCTGCGATAATATTTTTCGTTCTATCAAGAAAGATGTCCTCTTACAGCAGGACGCCAAGAACTTTGATCTGAGCGACCGAGAAATTGAATTTCTAAGGCTTATCTGTGACGGATATGACAACAAGGAGATCGCTTCCCGCCTGTTTCTTGCAGAGGGTACTGTTAGAAACGGCGTATCGAGACTTCTTGAAAAACTCGGCTTGAAGGACCGTACTCAGCTTGCAGTATTTGCAATAAAGAATAATCTGATATGA
- a CDS encoding sensor histidine kinase has translation MLLILGLCGMLGSVTWILRRGNKNRLTRLFLFCQSSIVLWLISELLILFSYTKQQFWISYIIGNIGISCFGPLWLWLSQEYTYNGQKKMKFLWILPLITISSICVVLTNPMHHLYYAAFVERRFTYGPLFYVYQVIYYICIIAGITIICLKHTRNSSQISKQSVLLILSAAIPLGINTLSLTGVFHSNVTLTPLFFGLSSLLIIIALGRYGLLNINSIAIRDTINNINSGVIIFDNSGMATYKNKYADSLPFFKDISSINGFLDTVSEISGNATAPDFKSLEIKCGDEYYNLKQAHCDNKNGNKVASVITISNVTEYHELVNAEKKLSLEQERNRIAQEMHDSAGHTFTMISSLARLLKFEADKTEPDNVKMLENISEIDGLSRSGVTQLRCTINNLRDDEFMTSVTKAVQTVITAVRGVEIELCVQGEEDDRCSFCVREMYDNCRETITNSLRYSEASRIDIILKFLDNRIEMYILDNGKGCETISEHNGLRGIRERTDKLGGTVKFSSIQGEGFNTIIKIPYKEVQI, from the coding sequence GTGCTCCTTATACTTGGTCTGTGCGGTATGCTTGGATCAGTAACATGGATACTCAGGCGCGGCAATAAAAACAGGCTCACCCGTTTATTTCTTTTCTGTCAGTCTTCTATTGTTTTGTGGTTGATCTCGGAGCTGCTCATATTGTTTTCGTACACAAAGCAGCAGTTCTGGATAAGCTACATTATTGGCAATATCGGAATCAGCTGCTTCGGACCGCTATGGCTGTGGCTGTCACAGGAGTACACATATAACGGTCAGAAAAAAATGAAATTTCTCTGGATACTTCCGCTTATAACCATATCATCTATATGCGTTGTGCTGACTAACCCGATGCATCATCTGTATTACGCTGCATTTGTTGAGCGCCGATTTACATACGGTCCCCTTTTCTATGTGTATCAGGTTATCTATTACATATGTATAATTGCAGGAATCACTATAATATGCCTTAAACACACAAGAAATTCATCACAGATAAGCAAGCAGTCAGTTCTGCTCATTCTTTCTGCTGCAATACCTCTTGGAATAAATACCCTGTCTCTGACAGGAGTCTTTCATTCAAATGTTACACTTACTCCTTTATTTTTCGGCTTATCGAGCCTGCTTATAATAATTGCCCTCGGACGGTACGGACTGCTTAATATAAACAGTATTGCTATTCGTGACACTATCAATAACATCAACAGCGGTGTCATTATTTTTGATAACAGCGGCATGGCGACCTATAAAAATAAATACGCCGATTCACTTCCGTTTTTTAAGGATATATCAAGCATAAACGGATTCCTTGATACTGTTTCCGAAATAAGCGGAAATGCTACCGCCCCCGATTTTAAGTCTCTGGAGATCAAGTGCGGTGATGAATACTATAATCTAAAGCAGGCTCACTGTGACAACAAAAATGGCAATAAAGTCGCAAGCGTCATTACAATAAGTAATGTTACGGAATATCATGAGCTTGTAAACGCTGAAAAGAAGCTGAGCCTTGAACAGGAACGCAATCGTATTGCTCAGGAGATGCATGATTCCGCAGGGCATACGTTCACAATGATCAGTTCTCTTGCAAGACTTCTCAAATTTGAGGCGGATAAAACAGAGCCCGACAATGTAAAAATGCTTGAAAATATTTCCGAAATAGACGGTCTGTCAAGGAGCGGTGTAACACAGCTGCGATGTACCATCAATAATCTCCGTGATGATGAATTCATGACTTCCGTCACAAAGGCGGTCCAAACTGTCATTACTGCTGTCAGAGGTGTTGAGATCGAGCTCTGTGTACAGGGCGAGGAAGACGACCGATGCAGCTTCTGCGTAAGAGAAATGTATGACAACTGCCGTGAGACAATTACTAATTCACTGCGTTATTCTGAGGCATCAAGAATAGATATCATACTCAAATTCCTTGATAATCGTATTGAAATGTATATTCTCGACAACGGAAAGGGCTGTGAAACTATTTCTGAGCATAACGGACTTCGCGGAATACGTGAAAGGACTGACAAACTCGGAGGTACTGTGAAATTCAGTTCCATTCAGGGCGAGGGCTTCAATACTATTATAAAAATACCATATAAAGAGGTGCAGATATGA